The genomic stretch TTACTTCTGCCTTTTGCTgggcattttttatgtgtctgggGGCATCTTTATGTCTTGGGAAAATTCTAGGTAGGCATTTTGTCCATTTTTGAGTGGCGTGCattttgttccatatgaatttcaggagtgtttaatctatttctttgaaaaatggcatGAGTCTCCTTATAGGgtctgcattaaatctgtataatgccccATGGggtattgtcattttgataatgttaatacTCCCAATCTATGGATAGGAAATGGGTTTTCATTTACTCGCGTCCTCTTGTATTTCTTAAAGTAGCGCATTGTAGTTTTCTTAGTGCAGATCTTTCAAATTGTTAGttaggaggctggagcaatagcacagcggtagggcatttgccttgcacaaggctgacccaggaagggcctggctaggtttgatccctggtgtcccatatggactcctatgccaggagctcatagccaggagtaacccctgagcatcagtgggtgtggcccccaaacaaaaacaaaaacaaaacaaaaacaaattaaattgctAGTTAGgatgattccaaggtacttggtTTTCTTAGGCACAATTATGAATgtgattttacaaaatatttctttttttctcttacattatttgtatatatgaaaGCCTTGGATTTTTTtcacattaattttattgaatgccactttattatactattatattGTTACTAAAGCTTCCTTGTAGGCTCTTTAGAGtttcctaaatatagtatcatgtcatttgtaaatagtgagagtttgactACTTCTGTTTATATCTGTATGTTCTCGATATATTttgcttgcctaattgctatggcaagcacTTCCAGAACTATAttgaagtggtgagagtggacaaccTAGTCTTGTGCCTgcttaaaggaaaggcttttagttttccctCATTGAGTATATTGTTTGCTATAGGCTTATGTTGTGATAAATGTCTTTGACAGGGGTGGGtggaaaaaaaagtctttgactatattgaaaaattgctttatttattgtCAATCATTTTGTGGCTTCAAacaaattttggatttttttattgtatgcccttgaaacattttattagcattttatttatttatttatttatttgttgttgtttttgttttggggtcacacccagtgacactcaggggttactcctggctatgcgcttagaaatcgctcctggcttgggggatcatatgggatgccatggtccgttctaggctagtgcttgcaaagcagacactttacctctagtgccaccaatCCAGCCCCCTTTATTAGCATTTTATAGGAATTCCTTTGAATCTATATGTGCCTATATGTGTATATTCATGTGAAAAGTACATGTatgtgaaaaagagaaagacagtgaatgagaacagagaaaaagaaagacacataCATATTTTGAGGCATAGATACATGGAGGGGCAGGGGTTCTGAGAGCAAGTCTGAACATGGTCAATTATGACTTTCCTGCTACCTGTACATGTATTTTGTGATTTATCAGGCTCAATGCATTTAACCAATAATTCAAGATGTGAAGCAGTTAAGCCATAGAATGAAAATCCTGGAGCACAGGAGACAATGTCCTTCTTAATGATCacaaatccctggcactgctaaACTACAGTTGTCTATTGGAAGAAAAAAAGTGACAATAAATAGAATTTTCAAGAagaaattttaacaatatttcaTAAAGTCATGTTGattgcttaaaataaataatctttcaAATAACTTTACTTGAATTCCTCACTTGAGATCAGGCTATCTAGTTCAAATGAAAGGTCACTCTTTATTGTCATGCGCTTCAGTCTTTTCTCCCAAAATTCCCAATGGTACAAAATAGTAAGAAGACCATATTCACGAAGTAGCTCTGTCTTGTTACACTCCTTGTCTTTCATTCGCTGGTTCTTCTTGGTGAAAACTAAGGGATCCAGTACTAGAATACCATAAGGCATGCATGTCTTCCCCATTGCTTTCCATCTTTCACAGATCCAAGTTCTACATATTTCCTAGGTTCCAGTCCCCTTGAATTTCTCCTCAGAGACCATTTTGGTGTGGGGAAGAGTCAGCACCACATGGGTCTCCAGGAGCTCTGATTTAAGACCAATCCCTTTTTTTCTAGCACCAAGCATCTTTCCAATTTTCTTTCCCTCATATCAGGGATGCTGACACAAAAGATACACTACTTCCAGATCATTGTTGACTTTCATTAGCATCCTTGTGAGATGGCCACTCATTTCATTGAATCTTTATATTTGGGGTAGggtatgtatttttaataacaaaatgtcattatatcataaatatttcatAGATTTTCCTAGATCACCAAATTTCCAAGTTATAAAGAGTTCATGGAAAACTCAAATATTCTTGATGCTTGCTATaatgggaaaattttttgaaACCCTTCTctatcctctctttctttttctagcATTTTTTGATGAATTGTGCCTGACCTTTCTATGCCTGTCATACTTGGTCCAAGAAAACTTTTCAGTAGTGATGTTGTGTTCTATATCTAGACTTTTGTACATTGCCAGCCAGGTTCAGCAATCAAGCAATGAAATATGTCTTGTTAGAACTAGaaactaatttaaatattttgaattagtTGCATCTGACTTTGAGTGACCACGTGTGATAATACTACCCTATTTCATTTAACAActtcattttctatattttattaatttttatcagtGACTATGGACAAGATCTATTACCATTTCTAGAGTTTATTTTGCCTACTTGCTTGATCTCCACATCTAGATCTGCTTTTGCAGTTTATTAGGCAAAACCATGGCCTCCGGCACAACTATCAAGATGATGAGGGAGGAAGCCACCTGTTCCATCTGCCTGGAGCTAATGACTGAACCAGTAAGCGTTGACTGCGGGCACACCTTCTGCTGTATCTGCATAATACAGATTCAtgagaacaagaagaaagactCTTCATCACTGGAGAACTTCCACTGCCCTGTATGTAAAGCAGAGTTTCAAGAGGAGAGCATCCAGCCCTTAAAGCAGCTAGCTAACCTCATTGACACCATCAAGAAGGTGGAGCAGGAACATTTGTGTGAGGAACATGGTGAAAAGCTCTGTGTGTTCTGTGAGAATGATGGACAGCTCATCTGCTGGCGCTGTGAGAAGACACCACAGCATGAAGGGCATGTCACAGTCCTTATTGAAGAGGTAAGACTAGGCTTCAAGACAAGAATAGTTGAGAGCTCCCTCAGTAACCATTCaggtttattttctcttttgaacaTGAGATGATATAGACTGAAGATTCAGGAGGATGATCATGAAATAGACTTTTCAGTAGTTTAACTTGTGATATTCAAATTATTATGATTCCTCATAGCCTGTCCCTTCTGACCATCAATGGAATGATtgctctcttattttctttttttacttgctATGACAAAATTTGACTCCACTGAATTCCAAGATGCTGGGCCCACATTAGCATATGATAGCTTAGATCCAGATTACTAAAAACTTCTTGACGGTTGAATAAAATCTAAAAACCTAGGGGACCAAAACCTGATTCTTTAATTCCTTCCTGAGTCTGCAGGGTGAACATCAAACTACCTTAAGTCCCTGGAATTTCTTAGTTTGAGTTTTTTGGGAAGCAACAAAGGATGTGAGAGGAATCTGGGGGCTACTGAGAAGTGACTTTGGAAAGAcacataaataaaacacatatagGAATTGTTGAAAAGAGAGATAGACCCAGACATATGAGTCCCATGTACAGAGGGACAGACAGCAAAACTTACTGATGTCTCGGGTAATGGATTGAAAATGGAACTTAGGCCTCAACTTTAATATCAGCACAGTAGCCCTAAATTTTACTGGACCTGAAGGATTTTCATTTGTGGATGATTGGATTATGTTGATATTAAATAGAGCATTTTTGAATTGTCTTAATAAAAAGGGGGTACATAGGTTGCTCTTAATATTTGGAAAGTCCAAACTGAAGAACTAGTCTATATTTTGGAGAGTAGGATTCTCTGttagataataataaatatagtgaAATCAATACACTCCAAtcaactattttttctttcaaaaaatatcCAGGAAACAGTGACAAAACTGAGGAAAGTGGATGATGAATATAAGACATTGAAGCTGTATATGGAAGagcaaataataaaatggaaggtAAGAATTAGATTTATTGTTCAAATATGTTCCAACATAGAGTTTAATTAGATATATAAGAAAAGCAGACAAAATAGAGAGTATTTTTCTTGAtacataaaaattcattttgaaaattttttcattgAATCACCCTAAGACAAATTATGGTTTCGTTTTACTAAGCAAGGTAGAATAAGTGAATTATAGGTTGTTTTTAGGCTTCTGGTTGTCTACAATCTATGTGTATCTCCAATTCATTTCACCTTTCACTATTAATTGTCTAGGATTCCTGATAATTTAGCTTGAAGGAACAAATAATGTTCCTCTTTATTGGCACTCATGTTTGGCTAGgctgagagttctttttttgtttgtttggttttgggccacacccagtaatgctcaggggttactcctagctacacactcagaaattgctcctggcttgagggaccatatgggacaccagagatctaatcgaggttcgtcctgggtcagccatgtgaaaggcaaactgcactattgctctggaccctaggCTGCGAGTTCTAACCATCTCAATCTAcactcctgttttattttttttctgcttctcattattttattttattttttaatttaagttccatgattacaaacatatctgtagttgggtgtcagtcataaaaagaacactttctttcaccagtgcaattttcccaccaccaatgccccctcctgtTTAAAGTCTAAATCTACCACTTTTTAGACATTTACcactaaaaagaattttttttagaaatttcatCAACATAAGCTAACTTTTGTGAGCATAAGAATGggattgttggggccagagaaatagcatggaggtaaggcatttgccttttatgcagaaggatggtggttcgaatcccagcatcccatatggtcccctgagcctgctaggagcgatttctgagcatagagccaggagtaacccctgagagctgccgaaaaaaagaaaagaattgttcctcaatgtaatttatattttgctCAGGAGACCCATTGGGTGAGCAGAAATGATGTAAGAATATATGCACCTGAAATCATAGATGATAAGGGTCTGTCTGGTTAAATGTATGGTTGACCAGTCTCCTCAGGGAATATACCCACACTTTTTTTGGAAACACTAAAGTTCTATTttgtagggtcagagagatagtacatcaggtagggcacttgccttgtcaattcgagttcaatccctgacatcacatatggtattCTGAGTGCTTCCCTAGTGGTTCCTACAaagcccagagtaatccctgagtatttacATATGTGGCCTAAAGaactaaataataaacaaagaaaaaaaaatgaaggttctCCTTCTACTGAAGCAAAAACCTTACCATCAATTTTTTCTAGAATCAGCTAcatatcaatataatttttaaaaaacattaatctaattattaatatagaattttcttttcatttttggaatgtgcttttctctttttctgattaaaataattattttatttaagcaccataataacaaacatgtttataactgcatttcagtcacaaaatgcacacccctcttcacctgtacaactttcccaccactaatgtcgcCCATTTCCCATCTCCCACATTCTCTGCCTGTGTTTGAGATTGGCAttgttatttctctctctatttttgtcatggtagttgttagtgtagttatttctctaactgcacttgccACTCTTGTGGTAAACTATAtaacatgggctggtccttctggccctcatctttattgtctctgaatatttaacaatactgccttttattttccttaaatttcacaggtgaatgaaactattctgtgttaaTCTCTCtgcttctgacttatttcactcaaaagaATAGATTCtttatccatccatgtataggcaaatttcatgactttatgttTTCTAAcacctgcatagtattctattgtgtagatgtactacagtttctttagccactcatctgttgtcagtcaTCTGAGTAGTTTCCAGGATTTGGCTATAAGAAATAGTACTGCTATGAacgtaggagtgcagagggcataattttattgtgggtttttttttatggttttaggttatatccctaggagtggtattgctggatcatatggaagctcaatatccaATGGTTTaaggagtctccatattgttttccagaaaggctggactagaaggcattcttATTAACAGTGAAAGAAAGTCCTTTCCtttccacatccatgccagcagggTGTGTTCTAGTTTTTTGtgaagaagtttctcagcttaatactgTCCCGTGTGTTTATCTCTGCATtgacttgtttggacagtgctgtttcctccttgaagatgcctttagtctcaatgttctggagtgttttgtctacattttcttctatctaccttatagtttcatgtctgatataaaggtttttaatccattttgatttgacctatgtgcatggtgttaggtagaggtttgagtttgattttttgcatatggctggccaTTGTCCcggcaccacttattgaagagactttccttcctccattttgcatttcttgcccctttatcaaagattggttgtatgtctgggggtcatTTTCTAAAGATTCAAGTCTActgcattgatctgagggtctgtctttattccagtaatatgcttttttaattattattgctttgtagtacaacttaaaattgggaaaagtgatgcctcccatatattTCCCCTAAGGTTTACTTTAGatattcttgggcatttattgttccaaatgaatttcaggagtgtttgatccttttctttgaagagtgtcatgggtattcttagagggattgtgttaaatctgtataatttttgggtagtattgccattttaatgatgctaatgcTCCCCGTTGGATGTGCTTTTTTGATTTCTAGAAAGTTATAGAGCATAGAAGACAAAAAAATACAGTCTGACTTTAAGAATCTCCACACATTtctgaaagaggaagagaagtctTACCTATGGAGACTGGAGAAAGAACAGGAAAACGTTTTGACAATGCTGAAGAACAGAGAAGTCACTCTAGAAAAGGAGAGTCGGGAGCTAAAGAAACATGTCCTGGATCTGAAGAGGAATGATGAGGGCTTGGCACCTTCTTTGCTGAAGGTGAGGCTGTGAATTTAAATGGAAGAATGAGGCTGACTGCTCTTGAGCTGTTCAGAGGAGAACAATGAAAAAGAGGTCAGGTTGGTCAGGCCTGCTGtctttttttcaattatataCTAGTGACCAGTGTGGGAAATTTATGAGCTGCTTTTTACTTAGATGTGCCTTGACAGAGAGAATAACCTAAAAAGATGGTCTTTATGCAAATCCAAAACTAGGTGCTTTTGGTTCTAGGGGAAACCATGGGGTAAGTTTCACTATAGTTTAATAACTTTGGTCTCAGCTGCACAAAACCCCAACTGTCAGACTCTCCCCTGAGATATATTTCACAGAGTTAGTGGAGTATCAAGTTGGTCAATCAAAATTATTGATCACCCTTCCTCTATTTTGCTCATTGTATCATTATAAGGTGTTTTATGaggtcgttttttgtttgtttgtttgtttgtttttttatttatttttatttttttatgaggtCGTTTTTTACCGCTAGACTAATTGCTTGGTTTTTGAAGGTCATTTGCACAATTTAATCTAATTCACCTAAAACACATAAAAGCGCAGTATTTCCACAGTTGCATCCACTGTCTGACTCTGTGCACACTTTTCCTGAGAGAATTCCAAGAAATTCTCTAAACGTTTCTAAACAAGACAGCTGTGGCATCCCACTACTGAGTGGGAATGTCACATGGTTTCTCTACCTCTGTGTTGTTAGTCCTTTGCTACTAGCTCAGTGAGTTAGTCTCAGCAGTGTGGCATGGCTTCATCAAAGAGGATTTTTGTGAACAGCAATCTTTAATATGAAGAAGATCGCTAAATGTATATATAGAGTACAGGTGGCAAACTCCTGGTCCCACTCCCCAAGCAGTTCAGAGACTAATGCAATTGCAGGGCCAACAACTGTGAGATTAATAATATGTTCATCTGATTAGTACCTTAGCTGATTGGCACTCATTCTACGGAAAACTGTCAATAGCTAAGACTGGAGTTCTTTGATTTATTCTTTGGAAAGCTTCTTTATAGAGAAAAGTTAAATGAAATGAGAAAGTCCCATGCAATGTTGATGTTTGCACACCaacctctatctttctttctctatagGATGGGACAGGCACCATGGACATGTAAGTAATCTGTGAATTCAAGTGGGAAGGACATGGGTGTATACAGTGTAATGGAATATTTTACGAATGACGTCTCTGAACTACTTATTCCAGGAAATCTGTCATATTTTCAACCATACCAAAAGCTTACTATAAGAATATTGAAACTGTGTGCAATGTTTCTGAGCTCTACTTTGATACGAAGAAGATTTTAGAGAGATATCAAGGTATGTAATATCATAATTCCCCAGATGTTACAGGTGGGAGAATATTAAGCATCCAAATTGACCTGTATTCCTCAACAGGAGTATAGGCATAATGTTTCATTGTTGTAATGtaaatttcatattttcactGTAAGAAACTCTAATGTCTAAAATCTAATGTCTAAAATCTAGAATAATCTTGTTCTGTGCAAACTCATTAAACTCCTGCTCTCCAGTGTATTGGTATTATCTCCCAGGCAAATAATCTCTTCAGTTGTTCCACTAGAAAAGATTATACAACTATTATTCTTTAATTGAAATGTCACaaatataatgaaattattaaCTTGCATGAAGTGTATAGAACAGGGCCCAGGGTGTAATGATCATATTTACATACGAAATCCCAGTGGTTGGTGATAATAATAGACAGTGTTTTTAGTTGTTTTAGGCAACAATTGGAGAACACAATAGATGCCTgatttat from Suncus etruscus isolate mSunEtr1 chromosome 18, mSunEtr1.pri.cur, whole genome shotgun sequence encodes the following:
- the LOC125995852 gene encoding E3 ubiquitin-protein ligase TRIM38-like encodes the protein MASGTTIKMMREEATCSICLELMTEPVSVDCGHTFCCICIIQIHENKKKDSSSLENFHCPVCKAEFQEESIQPLKQLANLIDTIKKVEQEHLCEEHGEKLCVFCENDGQLICWRCEKTPQHEGHVTVLIEEETVTKLRKVDDEYKTLKLYMEEQIIKWKNLHTFLKEEEKSYLWRLEKEQENVLTMLKNREVTLEKESRELKKHVLDLKRNDEGLAPSLLKDGTGTMDMKSVIFSTIPKAYYKNIETVCNVSELYFDTKKILERYQAIISLDPDTAHTVLHLSENGKQATCGSPQRKPDTSERFTVSPCVLGCQTFTSGRHYFEVSIPKGPEWDVGVCLENVPRDNDMTREPESGFWAIRLYKQNNYVALTSPPTPLHLREVAWFVGVFLDYKAGLVSFYNMYNGSHIFTFPKASFSEPLRPYFRIGKGSHLCLPSL